The genomic stretch GCGGCGCCGCGCCTCCGATCTTGACTCCGTTCCGCCGGTCAATTCGACGTCCATTGCCGTTCCTCTTTTTCGTTGTCCGGTGACAGTCGCCATTGTGGCGCCGGGTCTGCCTCGGATTTCTCGAATGGATGTTCATTCTAGCCTTGACGATGCGCTCTTTTCAATCAGAATGAACATTCGTTCTAGAGTGAATGTTTGCTCTAATGCGGAACTGCCCTGACCGATCGCCCCTTCCCGCGGGGTTCCGCGGGCGGCGGCGGGCCGACGCCTCAGACAGAGGAATGCGCATGCGTTCGAATCTCCCGTTGCCGTCGCTTCTTGCCGCCGCCGCGTGCGGCTGCGCGCTTCTGCTTCCCGGCTGCTCCCGTTCGCAGGCGAACCCGGGACCGCCGCCGACGCCGGAAGTCGGCGTCGTCGCGCTGGAAGAGCGTCCGCTCGTCCTGACGACCGTCCTCTCCGGGCGCACCGCCCCCTACGTCGTCGCCGAAATCCGCCCGCAGGTCGGCGGCATCGTCCGCCGGCGGCCGTTCCAGGAAGGCAGCGACGTCGCGGCCGGACAGCTGCTCTACGAGATCGAGCCGGCGACCTACAAGGCGGCCGCGGACAGCGCGGCGGCGGCGCTGGCGCGCGACGAGGCGACGCTGGCGACGGCGCAGGTCAAGGCGACCCGCTACGCGGATCTCGTCCGCACGAAGGCGGTGAGCGAGCAGGAGAACGACGACGCGCAGATGGCCGTGAGGCAAGGGATCGCGGTCGTCGCCGCGGACAAGGCGGCGCTCGACGCGGCCAAAGTGAATCTGGGCTACACGCGCGTCGTCTCCCCGATCGCCGGGCGGGTCGGCCGCTCCGCGGTCACGCAGGGTGCGCTGGTGACGGCCGGCCAGCAGAACGCGCTGGCGACGGTCCAGCAACTCGATCCGATCTACGTGGACGTCACGCAGTCGAGCGCCGAACTGCTGCGCCTCAAGCGGGATCTGGCGAACGGGAAACTGCAGCGTCCCGACGCGGCGGAGGCGGAGGTCCGGCTGACGCTCGAGGACGGGACGGAGTACCCGCTTCCCGGACGCCTCGCGCTCTCCGAGGCCACGGTCGAGCAGTCCACCGGCACCGTCACGCTGCGGGCGGTCTTCCCGAATCCGGACCGCGTGCTGCTGCCGGGGATGTTCGTGCGGGCGACGGTGAAGACCGGCGAGGTTCCGCGCGCGGTCCTCGCGCCGCAGCGCGGCGTGACCCG from bacterium encodes the following:
- a CDS encoding efflux RND transporter periplasmic adaptor subunit, with product MRSNLPLPSLLAAAACGCALLLPGCSRSQANPGPPPTPEVGVVALEERPLVLTTVLSGRTAPYVVAEIRPQVGGIVRRRPFQEGSDVAAGQLLYEIEPATYKAAADSAAAALARDEATLATAQVKATRYADLVRTKAVSEQENDDAQMAVRQGIAVVAADKAALDAAKVNLGYTRVVSPIAGRVGRSAVTQGALVTAGQQNALATVQQLDPIYVDVTQSSAELLRLKRDLANGKLQRPDAAEAEVRLTLEDGTEYPLPGRLALSEATVEQSTGTVTLRAVFPNPDRVLLPGMFVRATVKTGEVPRAVLAPQRGVTRDGQGNATALVLGRDGKVELRKVQAERALGANWLV